Proteins from a genomic interval of Synechococcus sp. A15-28:
- a CDS encoding photosystem I reaction center protein subunit XI — MTVTPVSDPCVGNLATPVNSGYFIKGLINNLPLYRPGISPNFRGLETGAAFGYLLYGPFTICGPLRATEYQQTAGLLAAIGAVHILSLLFLLYNQPGKQPNIPPADATVENPPADLFTRTGWADFTSGFWLGGCGGAVFAWFLCNTVHVQELFKIAAGVWSVG; from the coding sequence ATGACCGTCACTCCCGTCTCTGACCCCTGCGTAGGCAATCTCGCCACCCCGGTGAACAGCGGCTATTTCATCAAGGGCCTGATCAACAACCTGCCCCTGTACCGCCCCGGCATCTCCCCCAACTTCCGCGGCCTGGAGACCGGTGCAGCCTTTGGCTATCTGCTGTACGGCCCCTTCACCATCTGCGGTCCCCTGCGGGCCACGGAGTATCAGCAGACCGCAGGCCTGCTGGCCGCCATCGGCGCGGTTCACATCCTCAGCCTGCTGTTCCTGCTGTACAACCAGCCCGGCAAGCAACCCAACATCCCCCCCGCGGACGCCACGGTTGAAAACCCACCGGCTGACCTGTTCACCCGCACCGGCTGGGCTGACTTCACCAGCGGCTTCTGGCTGGGCGGCTGCGGCGGTGCCGTGTTCGCCTGGTTCCTCTGCAACACAGTGCACGTTCAGGAGCTGTTCAAGATCGCTGCCGGGGTCTGGAGCGTCGGCTGA
- a CDS encoding efflux RND transporter permease subunit, with amino-acid sequence MRSLSQPFLRRPVFTVVCSLLILLAGLVALTGLGLEDLPQLAPTRVSVRATFAAASPEVVEQSVTAVLEQQLNGLEGLESISSNSRQGGASISLRFSEGDPELNAIKVQNEVNLATRRLPQAVSRQGLRVRRSSDDLLMILGFSHPPDQYVSTFLAGWLDQSLRESLLTTPGVGDVLVFGSSELSFRLWLDPDRLEQANLTISDVSRALAEQNVLAAIGSLGASPAPDGQLISLPVDAEGRLLSQKDFENLILRRLDNGGLLRLKDVGRVELGQRSYGSQAMNLDGQRSVAVGLYQRDGANALEVSRAVKAELKRLEPSFPPGIETSMIVDVADNVQANLDRTIATLRDAVLLVLVVLVLFLGRWRLALIPGLAVPVALVGSLVLVKLSGSNLNSLILFGMVMATGIVVDDAIVVSEDIAGRIERGDAPKAAAEDAMAELAGAVVATSLVLAAVFVPVLLIPGSVGRLYQPIALAISGAILFSTLNALSFTPMACARVLDSGEGRLPGPLRRLSSGLRQGMSNLQRRYANLLERWLRRAPLVLGLLLTGLLITGAGLAAMPTAFILNEDQSQIRGYFTLPEGASLERTVAVMDRIRAVVAEEPLIRTGNFYAGRSFGQSGEDRGSFYLRLQPLEERSGRDQSSDAVKRRLNRAIRSRIGDARVVVTTPATVRGFSSESGLRLELLDRSGGQLSLQEFEAVAQRFIDTAQASNRFERVSTRFDASSPRWRLSLDRDLLAGLDLDLNTTLRDIGTAIGGRYIDDTYEGGRIRSIYLQLDGERRAGPEDLSGLMVRNRSGELVSLENVATLTRTEGANSIRHYGLNRAITVTAVPAPGVSSGQAIQQLKAAGDSVGGNNIGLTFTGLALEEQKAARSTWVLFSLGVVVVYLLLAALYESFVDPLIILLTVPIALMGALIGLKLRGLPLDVYGQMGLLVLVSLAAKNGILIVEFANQRLNAGMNLREAILGAAVNRMRPILLTAVTSLAGFLPLLLAQGSGSASRISIGTVVFSGLLVSSWLSLFVVPTVYLLLKRWRPA; translated from the coding sequence GTGCGGTCGCTCTCCCAGCCGTTTCTGCGCCGACCGGTCTTCACCGTTGTCTGCAGCCTGCTGATCCTGCTGGCGGGCCTCGTGGCCCTCACCGGTCTTGGACTCGAGGACCTGCCGCAGTTGGCTCCGACCCGGGTCAGCGTTCGAGCCACCTTTGCTGCGGCGTCACCGGAAGTGGTGGAGCAGAGCGTCACGGCCGTCCTGGAACAGCAGCTCAATGGCCTGGAGGGGCTGGAGAGCATCAGCTCCAACAGTCGCCAGGGGGGCGCCAGCATCAGCCTGCGGTTCAGCGAAGGCGATCCCGAGCTGAATGCCATCAAGGTGCAGAACGAAGTGAACCTCGCCACCCGCCGCCTGCCTCAGGCGGTGAGCCGTCAGGGGCTGCGGGTGCGCCGGTCCTCGGATGACCTGCTGATGATCCTTGGCTTCAGCCATCCGCCCGACCAATACGTCTCCACCTTTCTGGCCGGCTGGCTGGATCAATCCCTGCGGGAGTCACTGCTCACCACCCCCGGCGTCGGCGATGTGCTGGTGTTTGGCAGCAGTGAGCTCTCCTTTCGCCTCTGGCTCGATCCAGATCGACTGGAACAGGCCAACCTCACCATTTCAGACGTCAGCCGAGCCCTGGCGGAGCAGAACGTTCTGGCCGCCATCGGCAGCCTGGGCGCCTCTCCAGCGCCGGATGGTCAGCTGATCAGCCTGCCCGTGGATGCCGAGGGACGGCTGCTGAGTCAGAAGGATTTCGAAAACCTGATCCTGCGCCGCCTCGACAACGGCGGCCTGCTGCGCCTCAAGGATGTGGGCCGCGTCGAGCTGGGACAGCGCAGCTACGGCAGCCAGGCCATGAATCTCGACGGGCAGCGCTCCGTGGCCGTGGGGCTCTACCAACGGGATGGAGCCAATGCCCTGGAGGTGAGCCGAGCTGTCAAGGCCGAGCTGAAGCGACTGGAACCCAGCTTCCCGCCCGGGATCGAGACCTCGATGATCGTGGACGTGGCTGACAACGTCCAGGCCAACCTCGACCGCACCATCGCCACCCTGCGGGATGCCGTGCTTCTGGTGCTGGTGGTGCTGGTGCTGTTCCTGGGACGCTGGCGCCTCGCCCTGATCCCTGGTCTTGCCGTGCCGGTGGCCCTGGTGGGAAGCCTGGTGCTGGTGAAACTGAGCGGCTCCAACCTCAACAGTCTGATTCTATTTGGGATGGTGATGGCCACGGGAATCGTGGTCGATGACGCGATCGTGGTGAGCGAGGACATCGCCGGTCGGATCGAACGGGGGGATGCCCCAAAAGCTGCGGCAGAAGACGCCATGGCCGAACTGGCCGGAGCGGTTGTGGCCACCTCCCTGGTGCTGGCTGCCGTGTTCGTGCCGGTGCTGCTGATCCCCGGCTCCGTGGGACGGCTGTATCAACCGATTGCCCTGGCCATCAGCGGCGCCATTCTGTTCTCCACCCTCAACGCCCTCTCCTTCACACCGATGGCCTGCGCCCGGGTGCTGGACTCCGGCGAAGGGCGACTGCCGGGTCCGCTGCGACGCCTGAGCAGCGGGCTGAGGCAAGGCATGAGCAACCTGCAGCGGCGCTACGCAAATTTGCTGGAGCGTTGGCTGCGGCGCGCCCCGCTGGTGCTGGGCCTGCTGCTGACGGGACTGCTCATCACCGGCGCTGGGCTGGCGGCGATGCCCACCGCCTTCATCCTCAACGAAGACCAGAGCCAGATCCGCGGCTATTTCACCCTGCCGGAGGGAGCAAGCCTGGAACGCACGGTGGCGGTGATGGACCGCATCCGTGCTGTGGTGGCTGAAGAGCCGTTGATCCGCACGGGCAACTTTTATGCCGGTCGATCCTTCGGCCAGAGCGGTGAGGACCGTGGGTCGTTCTATCTACGGCTCCAGCCACTGGAGGAACGGTCCGGTCGCGATCAGAGCAGTGATGCGGTGAAACGACGGCTGAACCGGGCCATCCGCAGCCGGATCGGCGACGCCCGTGTGGTGGTCACCACCCCAGCCACTGTGCGGGGCTTCAGCAGCGAATCCGGATTGAGGCTGGAACTGCTGGACCGCAGCGGCGGGCAACTCAGCCTGCAGGAGTTCGAAGCCGTGGCCCAGCGCTTCATCGACACCGCCCAAGCCAGCAACCGCTTTGAACGGGTGAGCACCCGCTTCGATGCCAGCTCCCCCCGCTGGCGCCTCAGTCTTGATCGGGATCTTCTTGCTGGCCTCGACCTCGATCTCAACACCACCCTGCGCGACATCGGCACGGCCATCGGCGGCCGCTACATCGACGACACCTACGAGGGGGGGCGCATCCGCAGCATCTATCTGCAGTTGGACGGAGAGCGTCGAGCCGGCCCGGAGGACCTCAGCGGCTTGATGGTGCGCAACCGCAGCGGAGAGCTGGTCTCTTTGGAGAACGTGGCCACCCTGACCCGAACGGAAGGGGCCAACAGCATTCGCCACTATGGCCTCAACCGGGCCATCACGGTCACGGCGGTGCCGGCCCCTGGGGTGAGCAGCGGTCAGGCGATTCAGCAACTCAAGGCCGCTGGCGATTCGGTGGGGGGCAACAACATCGGGCTGACCTTCACGGGCCTGGCCCTGGAAGAGCAAAAGGCAGCCCGCTCAACCTGGGTGCTGTTCAGCCTCGGGGTGGTGGTGGTGTATCTGCTGCTGGCGGCGCTCTACGAAAGCTTTGTGGATCCGCTGATCATTTTGCTCACGGTGCCCATTGCCCTGATGGGGGCGCTGATCGGGCTGAAATTGCGCGGTCTGCCCCTGGATGTCTACGGACAGATGGGACTGCTGGTGTTGGTGAGCCTGGCGGCCAAGAACGGCATCCTGATTGTCGAATTCGCGAACCAACGGCTCAACGCCGGCATGAACCTGCGTGAGGCGATCCTCGGCGCCGCCGTGAACCGAATGCGGCCGATCCTGCTCACAGCAGTCACCTCCCTGGCCGGCTTTCTACCGCTGCTGCTGGCCCAGGGCAGCGGTTCCGCCAGCCGGATCAGCATTGGCACGGTGGTGTTCAGCGGCCTGCTGGTCTCCTCTTGGCTGTCCTTGTTTGTGGTGCCGACGGTGTATTTGTTGCTGAAACGCTGGCGTCCGGCATGA
- a CDS encoding C40 family peptidase: MATLSTLLAPDLMQPGTQWTLLSDVNGYGRPVGHSLTTQGRRGRSIRLLEWSSGRLLVQLLEDGYRCWMDLNDLIGRAEQRPDWMPTLLPAMEIQRRLPAVLAWSERAEQQPNHYLWGGTTEPNMDCSGLMQLAFASEGVWIPRDAYQQERFCQPVAVQVGQLQLLRPGDLIFFGSARRCSHVGLYLGDGFYRHSSGREHGRDGIGVDSLHAADPHPVASHYRAELRGAGRVMRCHDGTPLS; this comes from the coding sequence ATGGCGACGTTAAGCACCCTGCTGGCTCCCGACCTCATGCAACCGGGAACGCAGTGGACCCTGTTGAGCGACGTCAATGGCTATGGGCGTCCCGTGGGCCACAGCCTCACCACCCAGGGCCGCCGTGGTCGCAGCATCCGTCTTTTGGAGTGGAGCAGTGGACGACTGCTGGTGCAGCTGCTGGAGGACGGCTACCGCTGCTGGATGGACCTCAATGACCTGATCGGTCGAGCGGAGCAACGGCCTGATTGGATGCCCACCTTGCTGCCGGCGATGGAAATCCAGCGGCGACTGCCGGCGGTGCTGGCCTGGAGCGAACGCGCCGAACAACAGCCCAACCACTACCTCTGGGGCGGAACCACTGAACCCAACATGGATTGCTCAGGCCTGATGCAATTGGCCTTCGCCAGCGAGGGTGTCTGGATCCCACGAGACGCCTATCAGCAGGAGCGTTTCTGCCAACCGGTGGCCGTTCAGGTGGGTCAACTGCAGCTGCTGCGCCCGGGAGATCTGATTTTCTTTGGTTCAGCACGGCGTTGCTCCCATGTGGGGCTCTATCTGGGCGATGGGTTCTACCGCCACAGCTCCGGCCGGGAGCATGGCCGCGACGGGATCGGCGTCGACAGCCTCCACGCAGCGGACCCCCATCCTGTGGCCAGCCACTATCGGGCGGAACTGAGGGGAGCGGGTCGCGTGATGCGTTGCCACGACGGAACCCCCCTCAGCTGA
- a CDS encoding serine hydrolase, translating into MAFYRPDSAMASHLESVLDRMDAAGRPGLRNSLSMTWVRYDDVSPQAGEGRGASWNQERWVYPASVVKLIYAVAVERWQQRDLIPDSDELKRAMRDMIAESSNDATGLVVDLLTGTTSGPELHGDRWELWQRQRRLVNDWLATLEWPELDGVNCCQKTWGDGPYGREKRFYGADNGNRNALSTASTARMLEAVMTGAVVSPPACRRLRDLLSRSLDPDQRRADPENQVDGFLGEGLPAASRLWSKAGWMSQARHDAAWWQLPDAPPTMVVAFGSGSDRAQDEQLLPDLARALGDFMPSEES; encoded by the coding sequence ATGGCGTTCTACCGTCCCGATTCCGCCATGGCTTCCCATCTGGAGTCGGTGCTCGACCGGATGGATGCGGCAGGTCGTCCCGGGTTGCGCAACAGCCTCTCCATGACCTGGGTGCGCTACGACGACGTCAGCCCCCAGGCTGGTGAGGGCCGCGGTGCCTCCTGGAATCAGGAGCGCTGGGTTTACCCCGCCAGCGTGGTGAAGTTGATCTATGCGGTGGCCGTCGAGCGTTGGCAGCAGCGGGATCTCATCCCCGACAGCGACGAACTCAAGCGCGCGATGCGCGACATGATCGCTGAGTCGAGCAATGACGCCACGGGATTGGTGGTGGATCTGCTCACCGGCACCACCAGTGGTCCCGAGCTGCATGGGGATCGCTGGGAGCTGTGGCAGCGCCAGAGACGGCTGGTGAATGACTGGCTGGCCACCCTGGAATGGCCGGAGCTCGATGGCGTGAACTGCTGCCAGAAGACCTGGGGGGATGGGCCCTACGGCCGGGAAAAACGGTTCTATGGCGCAGACAATGGCAATCGCAATGCGCTGAGCACCGCGTCCACGGCCCGGATGTTGGAAGCGGTGATGACCGGCGCTGTGGTGTCACCACCCGCCTGCCGGCGCTTGCGGGACCTGCTCAGTCGTTCCCTGGATCCCGATCAACGACGCGCCGACCCGGAGAACCAGGTGGATGGATTTCTCGGGGAAGGCCTACCTGCAGCGAGCCGTCTCTGGAGTAAGGCGGGTTGGATGAGTCAGGCTCGCCATGACGCTGCCTGGTGGCAGCTGCCGGATGCTCCCCCCACGATGGTCGTGGCCTTCGGCAGTGGCAGTGACCGCGCTCAGGATGAACAGCTCTTGCCGGATCTGGCACGGGCCCTGGGCGATTTCATGCCTTCCGAAGAGAGCTGA
- a CDS encoding HEAT repeat domain-containing protein: MQNVLVPGAVVLLTVVLWLRRKPVKPMLSSTDTSTVAQLNRAQLELVIESSPPDSASEDPPANWTAPQTEQERLALQQRLRGRMAAGPEERLEAVREAALWGHRCVLPLLKRALRDSDARVVEAAAEAMEPFRGAPRRASAQPVRPPRNVSRMR, encoded by the coding sequence ATGCAGAACGTTCTCGTCCCCGGTGCTGTCGTTCTTCTGACGGTGGTCCTGTGGCTGCGCCGCAAGCCGGTCAAACCCATGCTCAGCAGCACCGACACCAGCACGGTGGCCCAACTGAATCGGGCGCAGCTCGAGCTGGTGATCGAATCATCCCCTCCAGACAGCGCCAGCGAGGATCCTCCGGCGAATTGGACGGCTCCCCAAACGGAACAGGAGCGTCTGGCATTGCAGCAGCGGCTGCGAGGGCGCATGGCAGCGGGGCCGGAGGAACGGCTTGAAGCGGTGCGGGAAGCAGCCCTGTGGGGACACCGTTGCGTCTTGCCGTTGCTCAAGCGCGCCCTGCGGGACAGCGACGCCCGGGTGGTGGAGGCTGCTGCTGAGGCGATGGAACCGTTCCGCGGAGCGCCCCGCCGCGCTTCGGCTCAGCCGGTGCGGCCACCGCGCAATGTGTCGCGGATGCGGTAG
- a CDS encoding AlpA family phage regulatory protein, with protein MNLNKKLLTLKEVSVLVSMSRSTIYRSMDAGDFPRPLKIGSRMVRWAVDDIDDYLKRLSCVA; from the coding sequence ATGAATCTGAACAAGAAGTTGCTGACCTTGAAAGAGGTTAGTGTCCTGGTCTCCATGTCTCGCTCCACGATTTATCGAAGCATGGATGCGGGGGATTTCCCTCGCCCTCTCAAGATTGGTTCGCGGATGGTGCGTTGGGCTGTTGACGATATTGACGATTATTTGAAGCGTCTCTCTTGCGTAGCGTAA
- a CDS encoding photosystem I reaction center subunit VIII translates to MTGDFAAAWLPAIFVPITGIVFPAVFIVLVGRVITAAE, encoded by the coding sequence ATGACTGGAGATTTCGCTGCTGCCTGGCTGCCTGCGATTTTCGTTCCCATTACCGGAATCGTCTTCCCTGCAGTGTTCATCGTCCTCGTCGGTCGAGTGATCACCGCCGCCGAGTGA
- a CDS encoding glycosyltransferase family 2 protein yields the protein MSTPLDLSVVVPLYNEEESLPHLVEQLLQALRPSSERFELVLVNDGSSDRTAEVLEQISREVPELVAVLLRKNYGQTAAMAAGFDVAQGEVIVSLDGDLQNDPADIPMLLAKLRQGYDLVSGWRHQRQDAALQRKLPSRIANRLIGRVTGVKLHDYGCSLKAYRREVLSDMRLYGELHRFLPALAFIEGARITEVKVNHRARQFGSSKYGIDRTFRVLMDLLTVWFMKRFLTRPMYVFGFGGLIAMFGSLVASTYLLAVKLMGGDIGNRPLLTLAVVLGLAGIQLFCFGLLGELLIRTYHESQGRPIYRIRDTLRGGRTG from the coding sequence ATGAGCACACCCCTGGACCTGTCCGTGGTGGTGCCCCTCTACAACGAGGAGGAAAGCCTGCCCCATCTGGTGGAGCAGTTGCTTCAGGCGCTGAGACCCAGCAGCGAACGTTTCGAACTGGTGTTGGTCAACGACGGCTCCAGCGACCGAACCGCTGAGGTCCTGGAGCAGATCAGCCGGGAGGTCCCGGAATTGGTGGCGGTGCTGCTGCGCAAGAACTACGGCCAGACCGCCGCTATGGCCGCCGGGTTTGATGTCGCCCAGGGCGAGGTGATCGTGAGCCTCGATGGCGACCTGCAGAACGATCCTGCCGACATCCCGATGCTGCTGGCCAAACTGCGGCAGGGCTATGACCTGGTGAGCGGCTGGCGCCATCAGCGCCAGGACGCTGCTCTGCAACGCAAACTCCCCTCCCGCATCGCCAACCGCCTGATCGGGCGCGTCACCGGCGTGAAGCTGCACGACTACGGCTGCTCCCTCAAGGCCTACCGGCGGGAGGTGCTTTCAGATATGCGCCTCTACGGCGAGCTGCATCGCTTCCTGCCGGCGCTGGCCTTCATCGAGGGGGCCCGGATCACCGAGGTGAAGGTGAATCACCGGGCCCGCCAATTCGGCAGCAGCAAATACGGCATCGACCGCACCTTCCGGGTGCTGATGGACCTGCTGACGGTGTGGTTCATGAAACGCTTCCTCACCCGTCCGATGTACGTCTTCGGGTTCGGGGGACTGATCGCCATGTTCGGCAGCCTTGTAGCCAGCACCTATCTCCTGGCGGTGAAGCTGATGGGTGGAGACATCGGCAACCGCCCCCTTCTCACCCTCGCGGTTGTGCTGGGGCTGGCGGGGATTCAGTTGTTCTGCTTCGGCCTGCTGGGGGAACTGCTGATCCGCACTTATCACGAAAGTCAGGGACGACCGATCTACCGCATCCGCGACACATTGCGCGGTGGCCGCACCGGCTGA